The following proteins are co-located in the Triticum aestivum cultivar Chinese Spring chromosome 1A, IWGSC CS RefSeq v2.1, whole genome shotgun sequence genome:
- the LOC123146094 gene encoding probable carboxylesterase 15, producing the protein MAAASQHQATTVAPPSGRKVVDEVSGWLRVMDDGSIDRTWTGPPEALPLMQPVQPFAVPRDGHTLHDLPGEPSLRVYLPEVAAGSAGSLPVIVQLHGGGFCISHPSWVLYHHFYARLACALPAVVVTAELPLAPEHRMPAQLDAGIDVLRRLRSIAMCDEGALDEPAAELLRQAADVSRVFLVGDSSGGNLVHLVAARVGEDGADAWAPLRVAGGVPIHPGFMRATRSKSELEETPDSVFFTLDMLDKFMAMALPEGATKDHPYTCPMGPNAPPLESVPLPPMLVAVAEKDLIRDTNLEYCDALRAAGKEVQVLINRGMSHSFYLNKFAVDMDPATGERAQELIDAIKSFVARH; encoded by the coding sequence ATGGCCGCCGCCTCGCAGCACCAGGCGACCACCGTGGCGCCGCCGAGCGGCCGCAAGGTGGTGGACGAGGTGTCCGGCTGGCTGCGcgtcatggacgacggcagcatcGACCGCACCTGGACGGGCCCGCCGGAGGCGCTGCCGCTCATGCAGCCGGTGCAGCCCTTCGCCGTGCCCCGCGACGGCCACACGCTCCACGACCTCCCCGGGGAGCCCAGCCTCCGGGTGTACCTCCCCGAGGTCGCCGCGGGCAGCGCGGGGAGCCTCCCCGTCATCGTGCAGCTCCACGGCGGCGGCTTCTGCATCTCCCACCCGTCCTGGGTCCTGTACCACCACTTCTACGCGCGCCTGGCCTGCGCCCTGCCCGCCGTGGTCGTCACCGCCGAGCTGCCCTTAGCCCCAGAGCACCGCATGCCCGCCCAGCTCGACGCCGGTATCGACGTGCTGCGCCGGCTGCGGTCCATCGCCATGTGCGACGAAGGCGCTCTCGACGAGCCCGCGGCCGAGCTCCTCCGCCAGGCCGCGGACGTGTCCCGGGTCTTCCTCGTTGGGGACAGCTCCGGCGGCAACCTCGTCCACCTCGTGGCAGCGCGCGTCGGCGAGGACGGCGCGGACGCCTGGGCGCCCCTCCGCGTCGCGGGCGGCGTCCCGATCCACCCGGGGTTCATGCGCGCCACGCGGAGCAAGTCGGAGCTGGAGGAGACGCCGGACTCGGTGTTCTTCACGCTGGACATGCTGGACAAGTTCATGGCCATGGCGCTGCCGGAGGGCGCCACCAAGGACCACCCGTACACGTGCCCGATgggcccgaacgcgccgccgctgGAGTCCGTTCCCCTGCCGCCGATGCTGGTGGCCGTCGCGGAGAAGGACCTCATCCGCGACACCAACCTCGAGTACTGCGACGCGCTTCGCGCCGCCGGCAAGGAGGTGCAGGTGCTCATCAACCGCGGCATGAGCCATTCCTTCTACCTCAACAAGTTCGCCGTCGACATGGACCCCGCCACCGGGGAGCGAGCCCAGGAGCTCATCGACGCCATCAAGAGCTTCGTCGCCCGCCACTAA
- the LOC123055492 gene encoding uncharacterized protein → MESNDGSSDSSSETINEIENHPKCRYMTPNEIVWRFPERMKIDSVSRFPVIKKSFSVDNAQVLPSTKPSPCKEMMTHPSSKNIESAMTLTPEDANNTTPPSCQPATNVIEKQKNGYSLAKMSIELSEDETTNTEIIGQSGHAREK, encoded by the exons ATGGAGTCTAATGATGGATCATCTGATTCATCAAGTGAAACAATCAATGAAATAGAAAATCATCCAAAATGTCGCTATATGACACCAAATGAGATTGTTTGGCGCTTTCCAGAGAGAATGAAGATTGATTCAGTGTCTAGGTTCCCCGTCATAAAGAAAAGCTTCTCAGTTGACAATGCACAAGTGTTACCTTCTACAAAG CCATCTCCATGCAAAGAAATGATGACCCATCCATCTTCAAAGAATATCGAGAG TGCGATGACCCTTACACCAGAGGATGCAAACAATACTACACCTCCCTCTTGCCAACCCGCAACTAAtgtcattgagaaacaaaaaaatgG GTACTCTTTGGCTAAGATGAGCATTGAACTTTCAGAAGATGAAACCACCAACACAGAGATTATTGGGCAATCGGGACATGCGAGGGAAAAATGA